Proteins co-encoded in one Lineus longissimus chromosome 11, tnLinLong1.2, whole genome shotgun sequence genomic window:
- the LOC135496141 gene encoding uncharacterized protein LOC135496141, giving the protein MVKSMERVKHRFYWVGWRRDVSRFVSYCEACNVIKRPHKKIPVPLTQQLFEKLGVSRSLTTPYNPKRNGLVENFNKILKSMPKTFVYDHKESTGQWDVMLPIFLMAYRSSVHGSTGETPHFMLTGREMKVPIDLLYTKPSEDMTFIPIYVRQLDDRLNKAYALVRNNLKSVQRIQKKRYETNSPEYRSLKEGNFVWYYNPRKAFKGDKHLPWKGPYLVKGIQEDFTVTIQLNPEGELYRTHADKLRIAQGVDMEKWMCNVF; this is encoded by the exons ATGGTTAAGTCAATGGAGCGTGTGAAGCATCGTTTTTACTGGGTTGGATGGAGACGGGACGTTTCTCGCTTTGTTTCATACTGTGAGGCATGTAATGTCATCAAACGCCCACACAAGAAGATACCAGTCCCTCTGACACAGCAGCTTTTCG AGAAGCTTGGTGTTTCCCGTAGCCTCACGACGCCGTACAACCCCAAGAGGAATGGGCTTGTTGAAAACTTTAATAAGATTTTAAAGAGCATGCCGAAGACGTTTGTTTATGACCATAAGGAAAGTACAGGACAATGGGATGTCATGTTGCCAATCTTTCTTATGGCGTACAGGTCATCAGTACATGGTAGTACCGGAGAGACTCCCCACTTCATGCTAACTGGACGAGAGATGAAGGTGCCGATAGACCTGCTGTACACGAAGCCGTCTGAAGACATGACGTTTATTCCAATCTACGTCAGGCAGCTAGACGATAGGCTCAACAAGGCATATGCTCTAGTAAGGAATAACCTGAAATCGGTTCAGCGGATTCAGAAGAAAAGATACGAGACCAATAGTCCCGAGTATAGATCACTGAAGGAGGGCAACTTTGTTTGGTACTATAACCCGAGAAAGGCGTTTAAAGGAGATAAGCACTTACCATGGAAGGGACCCTATTTGGTTAAAGGTATCCAGGAGGATTTTACTGTGACCATACAGTTGAATCCAGAGGGAGAATTGTACAGGACTCATGCCGACAAGTTGCGAATAGCACAGGGTGTTGACATGGAAAAGTGGATGTGCAATGTGTTCTGA